The DNA window AAAATAGGGTTAAATCTATTTCAATGGTTCATGAAAAACTTTATCAGTCCAAAAATCTTGATAAAATTGATTTTGGTAGTTATATTTCTAATATTGTAACTAATTTATTTCAGACCTATGATGTAAATCAAAATTTAATTGAATATGATTTGAATTTGGATAGTATAGAACTTAACATTGAAACTTCTATTCCATGCGGTCTTATTATAACGGAACTTGTAACTAATTCGATTAAGCACGCATTTCCAACAGATTATGGGTCATGTTCAGAATCTACTATTTCAACAACTGAAAAAAGTGAATTTGGAAATGGTGGTCTGCAGATCTCTGATTTGCGGTCCAGAAATGAAATTCAGCACTTACAACAAAAACAAGATTATGACTCCAGAACAAAAGGAAATTGTATTTCTGAAGTGTCAAAATCTCCAGTTTTGAGGACGTATGGATTTGAAGGATTTACAGTTCTAGATACAGAAAAAAATGAAAAAAGCAAAATTTGGATAAAATTATACTCTGATAATGGAAAATTCCGCATTATAATAAAAGATAATGGCATTGGATTTCCTGAAGGCTTAAATTTTAAAAATACTGAATCTTTAGGCCTACAACTAGTTAATCTCTTAATAAATCAGGTAGATGGATCTATAGAACTTAACTCAGAAACTGGAACTGAATTTAAAATTGAGTTTGAGGAGTTAAAATACAGGGAAAGGATTTAATAGAATAAATATTTAACAGGAACAGCTGGATTAACGTTAATTGTATTTATTATATTA is part of the Methanobacterium bryantii genome and encodes:
- a CDS encoding sensor histidine kinase, producing MKNTGLDIFSLTSEDYYTIFENMQEGITVYRIVYDRNGNVVDLIIKYANPASSTSRVFINKNFRGKSITKLYGSNAVSSLIMEVNEIVSTGKIKKYETYSPTIDSYFSFSAFAPANDLYVTLTTDITEQKKAEQYLRNAHDELEVKVQERTSELLATLQEKELLLREIHHRVKNNLQIISSLLNLQIPYIKDEQSVEFFKESQNRVKSISMVHEKLYQSKNLDKIDFGSYISNIVTNLFQTYDVNQNLIEYDLNLDSIELNIETSIPCGLIITELVTNSIKHAFPTDYGSCSESTISTTEKSEFGNGGLQISDLRSRNEIQHLQQKQDYDSRTKGNCISEVSKSPVLRTYGFEGFTVLDTEKNEKSKIWIKLYSDNGKFRIIIKDNGIGFPEGLNFKNTESLGLQLVNLLINQVDGSIELNSETGTEFKIEFEELKYRERI